One region of Paenibacillus polymyxa M1 genomic DNA includes:
- the eno gene encoding phosphopyruvate hydratase: protein MTIISDVYAREVLDSRGNPTVEVEVYLESGAIGRAIVPSGASTGAHEAVELRDNDKSRYLGKGVLQAVKNVNEIIAPEVIGLDAVNQVEIDTLMIKLDGTPNKGKLGANAILAVSMAVARAAAEALGLPLYTYLGGFNAKQLPVPMMNIVNGGAHADNNVDVQEFMVLPVGAPTFKEALRVGAEIFHNLKSVLNSKGLNTAVGDEGGFAPNFKSNEEALSTIIEAIEKAGYKPGVDVFLGMDVASTEFFKDGKYTLEGEGKSFTSAEFVDLLASWVDKYPIITIEDGCSEDDWEGWKLLTEKLGNKIQLVGDDLFVTNTERLAKGIDENIGNSILIKVNQIGTLTETFDAIELAKRAGYTAVISHRSGESEDSTIADIAVATNAGQIKTGAPSRTDRIAKYNQLLRIEDQLGELAQYHGLKSFYNLKK, encoded by the coding sequence ATGACTATTATTTCTGACGTGTACGCTCGCGAAGTCCTCGACTCCCGTGGTAACCCTACGGTTGAAGTTGAAGTATATCTGGAATCCGGTGCGATTGGTCGCGCTATCGTTCCTTCTGGTGCATCCACAGGCGCTCACGAAGCTGTAGAGCTTCGCGATAACGACAAATCCCGTTACCTGGGTAAAGGCGTTCTGCAAGCTGTTAAAAACGTGAACGAAATTATTGCTCCTGAAGTAATCGGCTTGGATGCTGTGAACCAAGTAGAAATCGATACATTGATGATCAAATTGGACGGTACTCCAAACAAAGGTAAACTGGGTGCGAATGCAATTCTGGCTGTATCCATGGCTGTAGCTCGCGCTGCTGCTGAAGCTCTGGGCTTGCCACTGTACACTTACCTGGGCGGATTCAACGCTAAACAATTGCCAGTACCAATGATGAACATCGTTAACGGTGGTGCTCATGCCGACAACAACGTTGACGTACAAGAATTCATGGTTCTGCCTGTAGGCGCTCCTACATTCAAAGAAGCTCTGCGTGTTGGCGCAGAAATCTTCCACAACCTGAAATCCGTACTGAATTCCAAAGGCTTGAACACAGCTGTTGGTGATGAAGGTGGTTTTGCTCCTAACTTCAAATCCAACGAAGAAGCTCTGTCCACTATTATCGAAGCGATCGAAAAAGCTGGTTACAAACCAGGCGTTGACGTATTCCTCGGTATGGACGTTGCTTCCACTGAGTTCTTCAAAGATGGAAAATACACTTTGGAAGGCGAAGGCAAATCCTTCACTTCTGCTGAGTTCGTTGACCTGCTTGCTTCTTGGGTTGATAAATACCCAATCATCACTATTGAAGATGGTTGCTCCGAAGATGACTGGGAAGGTTGGAAATTGCTCACTGAAAAACTGGGCAACAAAATCCAATTGGTTGGTGACGACCTGTTCGTAACTAACACAGAGCGTCTGGCTAAAGGTATCGATGAAAACATCGGTAACTCTATCCTGATCAAAGTAAACCAAATCGGTACGCTGACTGAAACATTCGATGCTATCGAATTGGCTAAACGTGCAGGATACACAGCTGTAATCTCTCACCGTTCCGGTGAATCCGAAGACAGCACAATCGCCGATATCGCTGTTGCAACAAATGCAGGCCAAATCAAAACTGGTGCTCCTTCCCGTACTGACCGTATTGCGAAGTACAACCAATTGCTCCGCATTGAGGATCAACTGGGTGAACTGGCTCAATACCACGGCCTGAAATCTTTCTACAACCTGAAGAAATAA
- the secG gene encoding preprotein translocase subunit SecG gives MEIFLKVLLVVFSIAVIAVVLLQKGKSAGLSGAISGGAEHLFGKTKARGMDLILQRVTAVLGACFMIVSVLVAFFAK, from the coding sequence ATGGAAATCTTTTTGAAAGTGCTGCTCGTTGTGTTCTCGATTGCTGTTATTGCGGTTGTGTTACTGCAAAAGGGGAAAAGCGCAGGTTTGTCCGGTGCCATCTCTGGCGGTGCTGAGCATCTGTTCGGCAAGACCAAAGCTCGCGGTATGGATTTGATTTTACAACGCGTAACTGCTGTTTTGGGTGCATGTTTTATGATCGTTTCCGTTTTGGTTGCATTTTTTGCAAAATAA
- the smpB gene encoding SsrA-binding protein SmpB → MGKKADGKVLAQNKKASHDYFIEDTYEAGMVLTGTEIKSLRNGRSNISDAFATIRNGEIHIHNMHISPFEQGNRNNPTDPTRTRKLLLHKEQIRKLIGLSKQEGYTIVPLKIYVRNGYAKLLLGLGRGKKQYDKRETAAKRDAQRDIQRALREKQKIAR, encoded by the coding sequence ATGGGTAAGAAGGCAGATGGGAAAGTGCTCGCCCAGAACAAAAAAGCTTCCCATGACTATTTTATTGAGGACACCTACGAGGCGGGCATGGTGTTAACGGGAACGGAAATTAAGTCTCTGCGGAATGGTCGCTCTAATATAAGCGATGCTTTTGCTACGATCCGTAATGGCGAAATTCATATTCACAATATGCATATTAGCCCTTTTGAACAAGGTAATCGTAACAATCCGACTGATCCGACGCGTACGCGTAAGTTGCTGCTGCATAAAGAGCAGATTCGTAAGCTTATTGGTCTCTCGAAACAGGAAGGCTACACCATCGTGCCGCTCAAAATTTATGTTCGCAACGGTTATGCCAAACTGCTGCTTGGACTGGGTAGAGGTAAAAAGCAGTATGACAAGCGAGAAACAGCTGCCAAACGTGATGCACAGCGTGATATCCAACGTGCTCTGCGCGAGAAGCAAAAAATAGCGAGATAA
- the rnr gene encoding ribonuclease R, with the protein MITEQQLLDFMRETAYKPMTYQELEQHFDIKDAEEFREFLKLLNALEEDGKILLTRTNRYGVPERMDLQRGRLQAHAKGFAFLIPEDREHPDVYIHANDLKSAMNGDTVLVRVTSKGPAGGRLEGEVVRIVKRAVLQVVGVFQSHEAYGFVLPDDKRINRDIFIPKDSFNGAVNGQKVVVRIVSYPEGRAAAEGEVLEVLGHKDDPGVDILSVIRKHQLPEAFPDEVMAEADQAPDAITEEEIIRQGRRDLRDRIIVTIDGEDAKDLDDAVNVERLPNGNYRLGVHIADVGYYVRENSKLDLEAYNRGCSVYLVDRVIPMLPHRLSNGICSLNPQVDRLTLSCEMEFNEHMKVVKHDIFTSVIKTKERMTYTNVRKILEEEDAELMERYKDLVDVFRTMKDLALKLRANRMRRGAVDFDFDEAKVIVDDEGKAVDIVKRDRTIAEQIIEEFMLAANETVAEHFHWLKVPFLYRIHEDPDPEKLQNFMAFAANFGHQIKGRGNSIHPRALQTLLEDIQGTKEQTVLSTMMLRSMKQAKYDAESTGHFGLAAEYYSHFTSPIRRYPDLVIHRVIREVLENGGALTDERQEYLTARMPDIAQQSSERERVAVDAERDTEQMKKAEYMLDKVGEEFEGIISSVTSFGMFIELDNTVEGLTRLSALTDDYYHFDEQHMALIGERTSKVFRIGDEVKVRVARVNMEDYTIDFELVDMKQRQRRERTGGSGQGGDFARGEGRAKGRGREGRDRKGGKDKAGRERKGGREAAGKPKEGGNGGISTTGRAGRGGGNGVGTGSPGSFGFGSGKGGYNSPATGASKRRKKTSASGIFIGDAATPGSDARPGGEGAARRKRKKKGANGGNSTAGFVRKKKK; encoded by the coding sequence ATGATAACAGAGCAACAACTACTTGATTTCATGCGCGAGACCGCATACAAGCCTATGACATACCAGGAGCTGGAGCAACATTTTGACATTAAGGATGCAGAAGAGTTTCGTGAATTTCTTAAGCTCTTGAACGCATTGGAGGAAGACGGGAAAATTCTGCTGACCCGCACGAACCGTTATGGTGTTCCAGAACGGATGGATTTGCAGCGCGGGCGTTTGCAGGCCCATGCCAAGGGCTTTGCTTTTTTGATTCCAGAGGACCGGGAGCACCCGGATGTATACATTCATGCTAACGACTTAAAGAGCGCGATGAATGGAGATACGGTACTGGTAAGAGTAACATCAAAGGGACCTGCGGGTGGCCGATTAGAAGGCGAAGTTGTGCGAATCGTGAAGCGCGCAGTGCTTCAGGTAGTCGGTGTGTTTCAGAGCCACGAAGCATACGGTTTTGTTTTGCCGGATGATAAACGTATTAACCGGGACATTTTCATTCCTAAGGACAGCTTTAACGGAGCTGTAAACGGACAAAAGGTTGTCGTGCGTATTGTGAGCTATCCGGAAGGACGTGCAGCGGCAGAAGGCGAAGTGCTGGAGGTGCTGGGTCATAAGGATGATCCGGGCGTTGACATCTTGTCCGTTATTCGCAAGCATCAGCTCCCGGAAGCTTTTCCGGATGAAGTGATGGCAGAAGCCGATCAGGCTCCTGATGCGATTACGGAAGAAGAGATTATACGTCAGGGACGGCGTGATTTGCGCGATAGAATCATTGTTACCATTGACGGTGAGGATGCCAAAGATCTCGATGATGCGGTTAATGTAGAGCGCTTGCCGAACGGGAACTACCGTCTGGGCGTTCATATTGCTGACGTAGGTTATTATGTGCGTGAGAACTCCAAGCTGGATCTAGAGGCATATAACCGCGGTTGTAGTGTGTATTTGGTTGACCGTGTCATTCCGATGCTTCCACATCGACTTTCAAACGGAATTTGTTCATTGAATCCTCAGGTGGATCGACTGACTTTATCCTGTGAGATGGAGTTCAATGAGCATATGAAGGTCGTAAAGCATGATATTTTTACCAGCGTGATTAAAACGAAGGAACGGATGACCTATACTAACGTTCGCAAAATCCTCGAAGAGGAAGATGCAGAACTGATGGAACGGTACAAGGACCTGGTTGATGTATTCCGTACGATGAAGGATTTAGCATTGAAGCTACGTGCGAATCGGATGCGCCGCGGTGCAGTTGATTTTGATTTTGATGAGGCCAAAGTGATTGTAGATGATGAAGGCAAAGCTGTCGATATTGTGAAGAGGGATCGTACGATAGCCGAACAAATAATCGAAGAGTTTATGCTGGCGGCCAATGAAACGGTAGCCGAACATTTTCACTGGCTCAAGGTACCGTTCTTGTACCGGATTCATGAGGACCCCGATCCAGAGAAGCTGCAAAACTTTATGGCTTTTGCAGCTAATTTTGGTCATCAGATCAAAGGTCGAGGAAATTCCATTCATCCGCGTGCACTCCAAACATTGTTAGAAGACATTCAGGGTACGAAGGAGCAAACGGTGCTTAGCACAATGATGCTGCGTTCGATGAAGCAGGCAAAATATGATGCGGAGTCTACAGGACATTTTGGACTGGCTGCGGAGTATTACTCTCATTTTACATCACCGATTCGTCGTTACCCTGACTTGGTAATTCACCGTGTCATTCGTGAGGTATTGGAGAATGGCGGGGCTTTGACAGATGAGCGTCAGGAATATTTGACTGCACGCATGCCAGATATTGCTCAGCAATCCTCCGAGCGTGAACGTGTGGCTGTGGATGCAGAGCGCGACACAGAACAGATGAAAAAGGCTGAATATATGCTGGATAAGGTCGGCGAGGAGTTCGAAGGGATCATCAGCAGTGTAACCAGCTTTGGGATGTTCATTGAGCTGGACAACACAGTCGAGGGCTTAACGCGTCTGAGTGCACTTACGGACGACTATTATCATTTTGACGAGCAGCATATGGCGTTAATCGGAGAACGCACCTCTAAGGTATTCCGCATTGGGGATGAGGTTAAGGTTCGTGTCGCGCGTGTGAATATGGAAGATTACACAATTGACTTTGAACTCGTCGATATGAAGCAACGGCAACGTCGTGAACGGACGGGAGGCTCGGGCCAGGGTGGAGATTTTGCACGTGGCGAGGGCCGTGCTAAAGGCAGAGGCCGAGAAGGACGTGACCGTAAGGGCGGTAAGGACAAGGCTGGTAGAGAGCGTAAAGGCGGGCGTGAGGCGGCTGGAAAGCCTAAAGAGGGCGGCAACGGAGGAATCAGCACCACAGGTCGCGCAGGTCGTGGTGGTGGAAACGGTGTCGGTACAGGCTCGCCAGGCAGCTTCGGCTTTGGTAGTGGCAAGGGCGGATACAATTCTCCAGCAACGGGTGCAAGCAAGCGACGGAAGAAGACGTCTGCCAGCGGGATATTCATTGGTGATGCAGCTACCCCAGGTAGTGATGCCAGACCAGGTGGTGAAGGCGCAGCACGTCGCAAGCGGAAAAAAAAGGGCGCTAACGGCGGGAATAGCACCGCTGGGTTTGTGCGGAAAAAGAAAAAGTAG